The Lonchura striata isolate bLonStr1 chromosome 5, bLonStr1.mat, whole genome shotgun sequence genome window below encodes:
- the POLR3H gene encoding DNA-directed RNA polymerase III subunit RPC8 encodes MFVLVEMTDTVRIPPWQFERKLNESIAEELNKKLANKVVYNVGLCICLYDITKLEDSYIFPGDGASHTKVHFRYVVFHPFLDEILIGQIKSCSQDGVHVSLGFFDDIVIPPESLQQPAKFDEAEQVWVWEYETEEGAHDLYMDIGEEIRFRVVDETFVDTSPTGPSSAEASTSNAAEEVQKKEAPYTLVGSISEPGLGLLSWWTNS; translated from the exons ATGTTTGTCCTGGTGGAGATGACTGACACTGTAAGAATTCCTCCCTGGCAGTTTGAAAGGAAACTGAACGAATCTATTGCTGAAGAGCTAAACAAGAAATTGGCCAATAAG gTTGTATACAATGTTGGGCTCTGCATCTGTCTGTATGATATCACAAAACTGGAAGATTCATACATATTTCCTGGGGATGGTGCATCACATACGAAGG tgCATTTCCGCTATGTGGTCTTCCATCCCTTCCTGGATGAGATTCTGATTGGACAGATTAAAAGCTGCAGTCAGGATGGCGTCCACG TTTCTCTTGGATTCTTTGATGATATTGTCATCCCACCAgaatccctgcagcagccagctaAGTT TGATGAAGCAGAGCAGGTGTGGGTGTGGGAATATGAGACAGAAGAAGGGGCCCATGACCTTTACATGGACATTGGGGAAGAGATCCGCTTCCGAGTCGTGGATGAGACGTTTGTTGATACGTCACCGACCGGTCCAAGCTCTGCAGAGGCTTCCACTTCAAATGCTGCAGAAGAGGTCCAGAAGAAAGAGGCGCCCTACACTCTTGTG